The genome window TTCAGGGCAATCCCGGCTCGTACGGCGAGATCGCCGCGCTGCACGCCGCGCCGGGAGCGAACACGCGCGGCTATCCCACCTTTCACGAGGTGGCGCGCGCCGTGGAGGCCGGCGAGGCCGCGTGCGGTGTGCTGCCCGTGGAAAACAGTCTGATGGGCGCCATTCACCAGAGCATTGACCTGCTCAGCGACACCGATCTGCACGTGACCGGCGAGGTGGTGGTGCGCGTGTCGCACTGCCTGATGGCCCTGCCGGGGGTGGCACTGGAGGACATTCGCCGGGTGGCCAGCCAGCAGCCGGCCCTGGACCAGTGCACAGCGCTGATTCGCCGCCATGGCTGGCAACCGGTGGCGGCCCACGACACGGCCGGCAGCGCCAAGAATCTGGCGCAGAGCGGCGAGCGCGATCTGGCGGCCATTGCCAGTGCGCGCGCCGCCGAGCTGTACGGTCTGAACATCCTGGCCCGCGAGATCGAGGACGAACCCTTCAACTACACCCGCTTCATGATCCTCTCGCGCCACGAACCCGCCCGCAGCGACGCGCCGCACAAGACCAGCCTGGTGTTCGCCGTGCGCCACACGCCGGGCTTTCTGGTGGAAACGCTGGGCGAACTGCGCGGCCTGAACCTCTCGCGCATTGAAAGCCGCCCCCGCCGCGACCGCGCCTGGAGTTACCTGATCTACGTGGATATTGAGGGCCACGCCCAGGATCCGCAGGTGGCCCAGGCCCTGGCCGGCGTGCTGCGCAAGGCCAGCTACGCCAAGATCATCGGGTCGTACCCGGCGGCCCAGGGCACGGTGGGGGAAGGGGGTGTGGGCTCCGGTCCATGAGCCATGGGCTTTGAGCCATCTGCCATCCGCTCATCTGCCTGCCACCCTTTATCATCTCTTCATGTCTGCCCTGGGCCGCTTCCTGCTCTCACCGCCGGCCTGCCGTGACCTGGGGACCCTGCGGCGGGCGGTGGCGGGACACACCATTCTGGTCACCGGGGCGTCCTCAGGCATTGGGGCGGCCACGGCGCGGCGGCTGGGCGAGGCGGGGGCCACGGTGCTGCTGCTGGCGCGGCGGGAAGGGGCGCTGGGGGCCGTGGCGGCTCAGATTCGGGCGGCGGGCGGACAGGCCCACCTCTACCCGGCCAACCTGGCCGACCCGGCCGGGGTGCAGGCGGTGGCCGGGCGCATTCAGGCGGCGCATCCCCGGCTGCACGCGGTGATCAGCAACGCGGGGCGCTCGGTGCGGCGCCGGGCCCAGGACGGCGAGGCCACACAGGACCTGCCCAGGCTGCTGGCGGTGAATTTCAGCGGTCCAGCCGCGCTGCTGCTGGCGCTGCGCCCGGCGCTGGCGGCCGGGGGCGTGGTGGTGAATGTCTCCAGCGTGTCGGCGCGGCATGTGGGGGCGCCGCGCTGGAGCGCGTACCAGGGCAGCAAGGCCGGCTTTGACCTGTGGCTGCACGCGGCCGGCGCCGAGTGGCCGCGCGTGCGGGTGGCCAGCGTGTACCTGCCGCTGGTGCGCACCCCCATGAGTGCCCCCACCCGCGCCTACCGCTTTCTGCCCGCCCTGAGCGCCGACGAGGCCGCGCAGGCGGTGCTGTGGCCCCTGGTGCGCCCGGTGGTGCGGGCCGCGCCGTGGTGGCTGCGCGGCGTGGAACTGGCGGGCCTACTGGCCCCCCACGCACTGGGCCGCGCCCTGCGGGTTCTGGAACGCTGGGAAGCCGGCCAGGGCGGCCCGGCATGAGGGCCACCTGGAGGGCCCTGCGGGCAGCC of Deinococcus arcticus contains these proteins:
- a CDS encoding prephenate dehydratase — encoded protein: MRNASGPTVAFQGNPGSYGEIAALHAAPGANTRGYPTFHEVARAVEAGEAACGVLPVENSLMGAIHQSIDLLSDTDLHVTGEVVVRVSHCLMALPGVALEDIRRVASQQPALDQCTALIRRHGWQPVAAHDTAGSAKNLAQSGERDLAAIASARAAELYGLNILAREIEDEPFNYTRFMILSRHEPARSDAPHKTSLVFAVRHTPGFLVETLGELRGLNLSRIESRPRRDRAWSYLIYVDIEGHAQDPQVAQALAGVLRKASYAKIIGSYPAAQGTVGEGGVGSGP
- a CDS encoding SDR family NAD(P)-dependent oxidoreductase; the encoded protein is MSALGRFLLSPPACRDLGTLRRAVAGHTILVTGASSGIGAATARRLGEAGATVLLLARREGALGAVAAQIRAAGGQAHLYPANLADPAGVQAVAGRIQAAHPRLHAVISNAGRSVRRRAQDGEATQDLPRLLAVNFSGPAALLLALRPALAAGGVVVNVSSVSARHVGAPRWSAYQGSKAGFDLWLHAAGAEWPRVRVASVYLPLVRTPMSAPTRAYRFLPALSADEAAQAVLWPLVRPVVRAAPWWLRGVELAGLLAPHALGRALRVLERWEAGQGGPA